In Aeromicrobium sp. A1-2, the DNA window TCATCCTGACCGGCCTGGCCGCAGCGACCGGCGGACTGGCGATGGGTGCGCTGCTCGCGACGTCCGGCATCGCGTGGCTCGTCGTGCTCGCCGCGATCCTGCTCGGTGCGGCGTACGGCCTGATCCTGGTCGGTGGCCTGACCACCGTCGAGGGACTGGCCCGGCCGGACGACCTCGGCACTCTCAACGCAGTTTTCTACAGCCTGACCTACGTCGGGTTCGCCGCTCCCCTGCTCAGCACACTGGCGCTCAAGGCACTGTCACCGGCGGGGTTGATGCTGGTCGGTATCGGTGCCATCGCGCTCACCGTGCCGCTGGTCCTGCTGTCGCAGCGTCGGGAGCCGATCAAGGTCTGAGCCTCGGCTCAAGCCGCTGAGACGACCGCGTCGGCGATCTCGACGGGGTGGCTCAGCGCGGTCAGGTGGCCGCCAGGCACCTGCACCACATCCAGGCCGAGTCGCTCGCGGGCTACTCGTTGCTGGAACGCGAACGGGAAGAACCGGTCGTTTCGTGCGGCCAGCACCGTGGTCGGCACCTCCGGCCAGGCCGGAAGTCCCCATGGCGCGGCGAACACCGTGTCGCTCTGGTCGCGCGATTGCTCGTCGGTCCGCAGCGCGTGAGCGGGTATGTCGTGCAGGAAGTACACGTCGAGGTCGAGGTCTGCGTCGGGATCACGCCCTTCGCGCAGATCGTTCTCGCGCCGGGCCTGCGAGGACCCGGTGTCCTCCCACCACTGGCCGGCCGTCTCGTGCGGCAGGGGAATCATGGCGTTGAGCAGCACGATCCGCGACGTCGGCAGCCGGGCCGCGGCCCATGATGCGCTGAAGCCGCCAAGTGACTGTCCGACCAGGACGACGTCGTCAAGCCCCGCGGCAGCCTCGGTGATGAGGTCGACGTACTCGGGCAGCCCTGCCTGCGGGTCATCACCCGGCAGGTCGACCGCGAGGTTGGCGACGCCGCGGTCGTCGAGCTCTCTACGCACGAGGTCCCAGTACGACGCCATGCCGCCCGCACCGGGCACAAGGACGTAGGTCGGATGGCTCATTCGAAAGGCGTGGGGTCGCCTGCCCCGACGCGGAGGACCTCGGCCGACCCGTCGGTGAAGTCGATCACCGTCGTCGGCTCTGCGAGGACCTCGGCGCCGGACTCGATCACCACGTCGATCTGGCCGTCGAGCGCCTCGGCGATCTCCCATGCCGTCGACATCGGCTCGACGGTGCCGGGAAGGATCAGCGTGGTCGAGAGAATCGGCTCCCCCAGGGCGGCCAGCAGGGCTCCGACAATCTTGCTGTCGGGGATCCGTACGCCAACGGTCTTCTTCTTGGGATGGAGCAGTCGGCGCGGGACCTCACGCGTGGCGGGAAGGATGAACGTGTAGGGACCAGGAGTCGCGGACTTCACCGCCCGAAAGATCGAGTTGTCGACATGCACGAACTGACCCAGCTGGGCGAAGTCGCGGCACACCAGCGTGAAGTGGTGCTTGTCGTCGAGCTGCCGGATCGTGCGGATGCGATCGAGCGCTTCCTTGTTGCCGAGCTGGGCACCGAGCGCATAGCCGGAGTCGGTCGGATAGGCGATGAGCCCCCCGTCCTGAATCACCGCGGCAGCTTGGTCGACGGATCGCTGTTGAGGGTTGTCGGGGTGAATCTCGATGTATCGGACCATGCACCGAGGATAGTCCGAGCAAGGCCGTCTGGACATGACGAAGGGCCGCGCATCTGCTGCGCGGCCCTTCGCCCGATCTCATTTGAAGATGCTGTACCCACCGGGTCCGACGAGCGCCGCAACGATCAGCAGCACGATGCCCATCAGGATGTCGCCGCGCACGAGGCGCAGGATGCCGTAGATCGCAATCGCGACCGCAATGATCCACAAGATGAAAGCCATGTTTCTCCCTCTCTTCATGGGTGACTGTGGCCACCGGATGATGCCTTACCCCGTCCGTGGAAGGACAAACCTCGGCACATGAGCCGCCGGTACATGTCGTTGTCCCGCCATACGGACATCGCTCCACATGCTGAAATACGCGACCTACCGTGGGGCCACCCAGGTCCTTCAGCAGCAGTAGAACGAGGTGAGACGCATGACCGAACGGGCACTGTCACTTGCCGAACGCCGGGCGCAGCAGATCGCGCACGGTGATGAACGCGCCGCTCACCTCGCGGCCCGCAAACAACCAGCCCGACGCTCAGCAGACGATCTTCAGCGCATCGCGGAAGCAGCCGAGGAGCGGTTCGTCGGCTCCGACACGACCGAGGTGCTCGCCTGGGTCGCTGAGGAGTTCGGCCACCGCACAGCCGTGGCCTGCTCGATGGCCGATGCCGTCCTCCCCCATGTCGTCGCCACCCACCTGCCGTGGGTCGACACACTGTTCCTCGAGACGGGCTACCACTTCGCCGAGACGATCGGCACCCGCGACGCCGTCGAGTCGACCATGCGACTCACGATCGTCGACGTCAAGCCAGCGCGCAGTGTCGGTGAGCAGGATGCCGAGTTCGGCCGCCGGCTCTACGAGCGGGACCCGGGCCTGTGCTGCGAGATGCGTAAGGTCCAGCCGCTGCACGACTCGCTGCAGGGCTATGAGGCCTGGATCACCGGCGTACGTCGTGACGAGGGGCCGACCCGCACAGGCTCGCCATTCGTCACGTGGGACGCCAAGAACCGACTCGTCAAGATCAACCCGCTCGCTGCCTGGACCTTCGACCAGCTGCTTGCCTACGCCGACGAGCACGACGTGATCGTCAACCCCCTGGTCAACGATGGCTATCCGTCGATCGGGTGCTCCACCTGCACCCGTCGCGTCGCGCCCGGTGAAGATCCGCGCGCCGGTCGGTGGGCCGGGCTCGACAAGACCGAGTGCGGGCTGCACTCATGATCTGGCCGTCCAGCATCCCCCAACCTCCCAGCACTCTGACAGGGCTCCGATGACCCAGACTGCCGAACGCCGTCTCACCCAGCTGCAGTGGCTGGAGTCCGAAGCTATCCACATCATTCGGGAGGTCGCCGCCGAGTTCGACAAGCCCGTGCTCTTGTTCTCAGGCGGCAAGGACTCAGTCGTCATGCTGCACCTGGCGACCAAGGCTTTCTGGCCCTCCCCCGTGCCGTTCCCCGTCATGCACGTCGACACGGGCCACAACTTCCCCGAGGTGCTGGCCTTCCGGGACGCCACGGTCGAGCGTCTCGGGCTGCGGCTCGAAGTCGCCAGCGTGCAGGACTACATCGACGACGCGCGCTTGCGTGAGCGCAGCGACGGGACCCGCAACCAGCTGCAGACCCAACCGCTGCTCGACGGCATCGCGAAGGGCCGGTTCGATGCAGTATTTGGCGGCGGACGCCGCGACGAGGAGAAGGCGCGGGCCAAGGAGCGGGTGTTCTCGCTACGTGACGAATTCGGACAGTGGGACCCACGCAACCAGCGGCCCGAGCTGTGGAACCTTTACAACGGTCTGCACCGGCCCGGCGAGCACGTCCGGGTCTTCCCGCTGAGCAACTGGACCGAGCTCGACGTCTGGCAGTACATCGGTGCCGAGGGCATCGCCCTGCCCGAGCTGTACTACGCCCACCAGCGTGAGGTGTTCGAGCGCGACGGAATGCTCGTGGCGGTCAGCGACGTGTCGCCGCCACGCGAGGGCGAGGCCGTCCGGACGCGCCAGGTCCGCTATCGGACCGTCGGTGACATGTCGTGCACCGGCGCCGTGGAGAGCGACGCTGTCACGGTCGAGGACGTCATCGTCGAGGTCGCCGCCACACGGATCACCGAGCGTGGGGCGACTCGTGCCGATGATCGGGCCTCCGAGGCCGCCATGGAGGATCGCAAGAAGGAAGGCTACTTCTGATGAGGACACTGCTGCGGCTGGCGACCGCCGGCTCGGTCGACGACGGCAAGTCGACGCTGGTAGGTCGCCTGTTGTACGACTCCAAGTCGGTGCTCGCCGACCAGTTCGACGCGGTCGAGCGGGTCAGCCGTGATCGCGGGTTGGCGTCGGCCGACCTCGCGCTGCTGACCGACGGCTTGCGATCGGAGCGGGAGCAGGGCATCACGATCGACGTGGCGTACCGCTACTTCGCGACGCCTGAGCGGTCGTTCATCCTGGCCGACTGCCCCGGGCACGTGCAATACACCCGCAACACCGTGACGGGCGCCAGCACGGCCGATGTTGTCGTGCTGCTGGTCGACGTGCGGCACGGCATCCAGGAGCAGACTCGGCGACACCTGGCCGTAGCGTCGCTGCTGCGGGTCCCCCACGTCATCGTCGTGGTCAACAAGATCGACCTCGTCGAGTTCGATCAACAGACCTACGAGCGGGTCTCCGACGAAGTGCTGGCATCGGCCCGGAGCCTGGGCCTCCACGACGTCGCGACGGTCCCGGTCTCGGCGTTGGACGGCGACAACGTGGTCGAGCCGTCGTCGCGCACGCCCTGGTATGAGGGGCCGACCCTGCTGTCGCACCTCGAGCAGCTCGCCCCCATCGGCGATCCGCACTCCGAGCCGCTGCGGTTCCCGGTCCAGCTCGTGGTCCGGCCCCAGTCGGCCGCGGCCGATGAGTTCCGCGACTATCGAGGCTATGCCGGTCAGATTGCCTCCGGACTCGTCCGGGTCGGTGACGCGGTGACGGTCCAACCGAGCGGGCGCACCAGCACCATTGCGGGCATCGACTTTGCCGGCCGCGAGCTGACCGAGGCGTTTGCACCGCAGTCGGTCACGCTCCGCCTCACCGACGACATCGACATCTCCCGCGGTGACCTGATCGTCACGTCACGCAGCGTCCCGACTGTCACGCAGGACATCGATGGCACGGTCGCGTGGCTCGCCGACCGGACGTTGCAGCCCGGGGCGAAGGTGCTGCTCAAGCACGGGACCCGCACTGTGCAGGCGGTTGTCCGGGCGATCGGCGGCAAGCTCGACCTCGACGACGCCCGGCTGTTGCCGGCGGAGTTGTTGGGGCTCAACGACATCGGCCACGTGACGCTGCGGTTGGCCTCGCCCATCCCCGCCGAGGAGTACCTGCACTCCCGCGCGACCGGCGCCTTCCTGCTGATCGACGCTCAGGACGGTGGCACCCTCGCGGCAGGCATGGTCGGCGACGCCCTGCTCGACACCAGGGGCGCGGCGGACGCTCCGGTCGGGACGGCATGAGCAGCGAGCAGAGCTTCCCGCTCACCCTGCGTGTGGCCGGCCGTCGGGTCGTCGTGGTCGGCGGTGGGCACGTCGCAACCCGGCGCACGCTGTCGCTGCTGGATGCCGGTGCGCTCGTCGTCGTCATCTCCCCCACGGTCGCTAGCTCCTTGGCGTCGTCGATCGGCCGCGGAGACGTCACGTGGATCGCGAGGACGTACCGCTCCGGTGACCTCGACGGTGCGTGGCTCGTGCAGACCGCGACGGCCGACGCGCTCGTCGACGAACGGGTTGCGGCGGACGCGGAGGCGAGCCAGATCTGGTGCCTCAAGGGCGGCGATCCGGCTGGTGCCACGGCATGGGCTCCGGCCGTGGCCCGTGTCGATGACGTGACGGTTGCAGTCAGCGGGGGCGGCGACGCAGGGCGAGCAGCGGCCCTCCGCGATGCAGTCGCGACGGCGCTGCAGTCCGGCGACCTGCCACTTCGGCATCGCACCCACCGCCCGGACGGATTCGTGGCGCTGGTCGGTGGCGGGCCCGGCGACCCGGGACTCATCACGACCCGCGGCAGACGGCTGCTCGCGGAGGCCGACGTCGTCGTCATTGACAGGCTCGCTCCACATGGCGTGCTGGCCGAGCTGGCACCCGACGTCGAGGTCATCGACGTCGGCAAGATGCCCGATCACCACCCGATCCCCCAGCACGAGATCAACGCGATCCTGATCGACCGGGCCAGGCAGGGCAAGATCGTGGTCCGGCTCAAGGGCGGCGACCCGTACGTCTTCGGACGCGGCGGCGAGGAGCTCATCGCCTGCCGCGACGCCGGTATCCCCGTCGAGGTCGTGCCGGGTGTGACCAGCGCCATCGGTGTCGCTGCGGCGGCCGGCATCCCGGTGACGCACCGCGGTGTTGCGCGCGGATTCAGCGTCGTCACGGGTCACGAGTCGCTGGCGGCGCTGCCGCACGACCGGGCGCACACCATCGTGATGCTGATGGGGGTCAAACGGCTTGCCGAGACCGCGGGCGAGCTCATCGCGGCCGGCCATGACCCTGAGACCCCATCTGCTCTGGTCGAGAATGGATGCAGCGTTGACCAGCGCGTCACGGTCGGCACGCTGTCGACGATCGCTGACCGCGCGGCGGCTGTTGGCGCGAAGTCACCTGCCATCACCGTGATCGGCGATGTCGTGACCCTTGCGCCGAGCTGGCCCCCGACGTAGTCGACCCGGGTCGGCCGCAGTCGGTACGTCAGGGGAGGACGTCGACGACCAGAGGGAGTCAGGCCGTCGACGCATCCGCTGCGCCCCGAGTAACAGACACGTTGTCCATTCTCTAGTTCGGACAGGCCGTCCGCTATCCCCCATCCGGCCCATGGCGATGGCTCGTTCGGGCCATGTCGAGCGCTCCGCGGGGTGGTGCGCCTGGGCGTCGGAGCACCACAATGGGCACATGTTCCGTGGCGCGGGCCTTGCCGTGCTGGCGGTCGTGCTGGGCAGCACGATCGCCTGCGGGGGCCGCGTCGATCAGGTTGCGCTGCCCGACGGGGTTGTGGTCCACATCGACCAGTCGCGGGTCGAACGCAAGGGTCGCATCGTGTTCCTCCGCGTCGAGAACAACACCAGTCGGGATTTCACGATCCACCAGTACGTCTTGTCGTCGCCGCGGTTCGAGACAGTGCGCTGGTCGGGCGAGGAGGAGGTCGGCGCAAGCTACGACGCCGATCTGGAGTTCACGATGCCCACGGGACGTTGCGGGACCAGCATCGACGCGACGGTGCGTTTCACCTACCGCGTCGCCGGCGGGGGGGCTACGGGAGTCGACGGTGCCGACCGACGACCGATATGGCAATGCCGCGGACCTTGCGGACCGCGACTGCGCGCGCTCGACCCTGGAGGAGGCCGCCCGGATCGTCGTCGGCGACCCGGAGGTCTCCGGCAAGGGCAGCACGTCGGTGCTGCGGCTGCCCGTCACGATGACACCGACGGGACGAAGGGACGAAGGGACGATGTCAGGTTCACTGGCTTCGGTTCGACGGTGCTGTTCCGTCAGGCACCGGGATCGGCCGCCGACGTCGACGTCCGGCTGGGGCCGGGCGATCCACCAGCCGGACTGGTGATGACGGTCGTGCCGGCTCGTTGCGATCCGCACGCCCTCGCTGAGGACAAGGTCGGGCGACTTTTCCCAGTCACGGTCAAGGCCGACGACGTCGGCGCGGGCGCGTCGTTCTTCCTCCCGCTGAACCGCTCGCAGCAGACCGCGTTCTTCGACTACTTCCGGTCGCGCTGCGGCCTGGACTGAACCGCCGAGGGCTCCTGCGTCCGAAGCCAGGCGTTGAGTCGCCTCTCGCCCTGCCGCATCACGGTGTGGTGACCCACCACGAACACAGGCCGCAGCAACCAGCCGGTCCAACGCATCCACCGACGATCGGTCGCCACCCGCCAGTCGATCTCCATGACCGAGCGGTCCGGTCCGAGCTCGGTGAACGTGACCTCTCCCCTGCCGCGCAGGTCCCCCTCCGACCCGAACGCGAGGCGGCAAGGCCGCTCGATCTCCAGCTCGACCAGCCGGAACCGGACGGAGTACCCCAGGCCGCTGGACGCCCGCAGGTCGAGGCTGTCGCCGTCATAGCCGGTGACCTGCACCGCTGGCCACCACGGCAGCGGGTCCGATGCCGCCAGCAGCCGCTCCAGCACGTCCCACAGCGCGTCACGGCTGTGCTCGACGGTCCAGCGCGAGACCAGCACGTATTGCGAATTCATCCAGGCTTCTCCGTGTCGCTACCGATCCCGAGGAGGGCTCCGGGTTTGAATGGAACCGGCCCTACGCCGTATGAGTGCGTAGGGCCTTAGTCATGCCCCGACGAGGCCGTGCGGCGCAGCCACCACATCCCGACGAGCGGCAGCGCGAGCGGCACATAGACGTATCCCGCGCCGAAGCTCGACCACACGGTCTGGTCGGGGAACAGTGCGTCATCGGCCAGTGAGAGCACGCCGGTCACGAGCACGCCGACCAGCTCGATGCTGATCGTCACCAGGGCCAGGGTGCGCATGCTCCGCGCCAGGGCCACCGTGGCCACGACATAGACGATGCCGGCGAACGCTGACAGCGAGTACGCGAAGGGTGCGTCTCCGGCCTTGCTCGTGAGCTGGAAGATCGACCGTGCTGAGGCCGCCACGGCAAACACCGCGTAGATCGCGACGAGGGCACGACCAAAGCCGTGCGAGGTGTCAGACATAGGTGCCCTTCCAGATGCCCAGCAGCCGAATGATCAGCACGGCGGTCGTCACCATCGCCACGACGACGACGCCCGTGCCCCAGCGGGACTTCTCCGCAATGCCCCACAGCACGGCCGCTGGTGGAATGACCACGATCGTCACGAGGTACGACACGAACAGGACGCCGTCGACGTCCCGCGACGTCGTCCCGAGCGCGATTGATCCACCGACCAGCAGCGCGACGAGCAGGATCTCGAGCCCACCGACCGCGTAGAACAGCGGATCACTGAATGGCCGGTCGCGGGCCGTGTGCCAGGCGGCGTATGCGGCAACCAGCATCGCGACACCTCCGAGGAGATACGCCACGAGATCGGTCACGCAAGGCCTTTGTTCGGCGCCCCCTCGTGCGAGGTGGCGGTGTCGAGGATGTCTGTGAGCGAGTCTTCCACGAAGCGCCGCCACGCCGACGAGCGGCGGAACATGAAGTGACCCGCGCCGGGCAGCGACGTCCACGTGGCGCTGGTCGCGATGCTCCGACTGCGCTCGACATAGTCCCTGCTGGCTGCCGCTGAGGTCCACCGGTCCGCAGTGCCGTGCAGGATCCGCAGGTGGCGGCGCGCCGTCGAGCGGTTGGGTTCGCCGGGCGGGAGCCACGGCGCGAGACCAACAACTCCGACGACTGCGGGATGGTCGGCGACCCGACAGGCCGTGCGACCACCCATCGAGTGACCCACGAGAAGGACCGGCACGTCGTGGCTGCCACTGAGCTGGTCGAGGGCCCACATGGCATCCACCACAGGTGCGGGCTGTGTCTCGGAGTTCCAGCCGCGTTGGCCGTACTGCAGGAGGCTCAGCGCGATGTCGTGGCGCTTGGCGAAGCCGCGCAAGGAGCGCGCCATCAGCGCCATGCGCCACCAACTGGCGTGTTTGTTCTCGACCGGGTCGGTGCTTTGCTGCTGACCGCCGTGCAGCAACAGCACGATCGCTCGAGGGTTCTCGAGCGCTGTGTGATGGTCGAGTCGTGGGCCGGACATCTTTCGATGTTTACACGCGTCCTGACCGATTGCGCGCTGAACTCGTGCGGCATTCATCACGTACCGCGGGGAGCCGGGAAAGGCCGTGATGCCCGACTACGATGACAGCGAGGACTCCCCAAAACTTCTCGCGATCTCCACCCATCCACAGGCAAGGCGGCATCGAATGGTTCGTAGGAAGCTACTAGGACGGGAGAACGACGTGTCATCGAGCGCAGCGCACCTCAGTCTCGCCACGACCGGGGCGCCGGAGACCCCCGCGGACCTCAGTGACCTCCTCGTCCGCGTCGCTCGAGGCGACGAGAGCGCTTTCGCGAGCCTGTACGACGCCCTTGGCGCCTCGGTCTACGGTCTGGCCCGACGGGTGGTCCGCGATCCGTCCCGGGCCGAGGAGATCTCGCAGGAGGTCTTTATCCAGGTGTGGCAGTCTGCGGTCAAGTTCGACCCCGCGCGAGGAAGCGCGAAGAGCTGGATCCTGACCCTGGCGCACCGCCGTGCCGTCGACGCCGTACGTCACGACCAGGCGGCGACGAATCGCGAGAACAAGTACGACTGGTCCAACGGACCCGACTACGACGAAGTCGAGGAAACCGTGACGATCAGCCTCGAGCACGAACAGGTCCGTCGTTGCATGGACGGCCTGACCGAGCTCCAGCGAGAGGCCGTGACTTTGGCGTTCTACCAGGGCTACACCTACGCGGAGGTGGCCGACACGCTCAAGGCCAACCCCGCCACGATCAAGACCCGAATGCGCGACGGAATCGTCCGCCTGCGCGACTGCATGGGAGTGGAAGCATGACCACGACGGACCTGCACTCACTTATCGCACCGTACGCACTCGACGCGCTCGATGCTGACGAGCGCGCACGTTTCGAGTCTCACCTCGAGCAGTGCGCGACATGTCGCTCCGAGCTCGCCGGGTTCCAGGAGACGACGGCACTGCTCGGCGAGAGCGTCAGCCACGCGCCGCCTGCCGCCCTGCGTGAACGGCTGCTCGCCGAGATCTCGGGCACGCGGCAGGAGCGTCCCGTTGTCACGTCGCTCGCTGAGCGACGCGGAGTCCGCCGCACGCTCCCCCGCCTCGCGATGGCGGCTGCGTTCCTGGTCGGCACGGTCGGTGTCGGCGGCTACGCCGTCGAGCGCAACCAGGCCAACGATGCCCGCGACGAGTACGCAGCGGTCTCCTCTGTGCTTGCGGCCGCCGATGCCAACACCTCAGCGAAGGATTTCCCGGGCGGCGGCAACGTCCGGATGATCTCCTCGGCCGAGCAGGACACCGCGGTGATCTTCGCCCACGACCTGCCCAGCCCCGGCGCGGACAAGGTCTACCAGGTGTGGATGGTCGATGCATCCGGCGCCACGTCACAGGGCACGTTCGTCACCGACGGGCAGATGATCATGGAAGGCGTGTCCGGCGCCAAGACTGTCGCCGTGACGGTCGAGCCCAAGGGCGGCTCGAAGCAGCCCACGACTGAGCCGGTAGCGACGATCCCGGTCTGATCCGGCGGTCTTCGCCCGCAGGCGTACTGGCATTCTGTCGGTATGCCTGCGCCCCTGGTCCTGATCTCCGCCGCGATGGCAGTCCCGTCCGGCTTCTACCGCACGCTGGTCGCGGATTTCCACGACCGCGGATGGGACGCCAAGGCACTGCCGAACCGCGGGTTCGAACGAGGTGAGCCGATCGCCTCCCGGTCGTACGACTGGAGCTATGCCGACGAGATGGCCGCGATCGCGGCTGAGGTCGCGCTCGCTCGGGCCGAGCAGCCGGACCGCCCGGTGATCCTGCTCGGTCACAGCCTCGGCTCCCAGATCGGGGCGGGTCACGAGCTGCACCACCCGCCGAGCGACGGATTCGTGACCGTCGGCGCCTCCGCGCCGTACTTTCGCGCCTACCCGCGTGGCGGACTTCCGGTCCTGTTCATGGGCACCTGCGTGCCATTGGTGACTCGCCTGCTGGGCTATTTGCCGAAGCCGTTCTTCGGTGCCCCCGGTGCACGCACGCTGATGCGTGAATGGGCCCGATTCATCCGTACCGGCAAGCCGCCGTTCGAGGTCGCACATCCCATCACGACGCCATCCCTCGTCGTGCAGCTGCAGGGTGACGCGTACTCGGTCTCAGCGGCCAACAAGCTGTTCGTCGAGACGTTCCTCGACCCCGCGAGCACGACCCGCTGGGTCTACACCAAGGCCGCCGCACCCGATGGCGGGACGACCGACCACGTCCTGTGGGCGCGTACCCCCGGTCCCGTCGTCGACCAGATCATCGCCTGGTGGCCCCCACCCACCCCCCGCTAGTTGGCGAAGGCTTCGATCGGGGGGCAGGAGCAGGCCAGGTTGCGGTCGCCGTATGCCTGGTCGATGCGGCCCACCGGCGGCCAGTACTTGTCGTCGACCGATCCGGCCGGGAAGGCGCCGGTCTCGATCGAGTACGCGTGCGGCCAGTCCAGCAGGTCACGCATCGTGTGCGGAGCGTGTGCCAACGGGTTGTCGCCATCGGGGTACTCCCCCGCAGTCACGGCGTCGATCTCGGCGCGAATCGCCAGCATCGCGTCGCAGAACCGGTCGAGCTCGGCCAGGTCCTCGGACTCCGTCGGCTCGACCATCAACGTGCCGGGCACCGGGAAGCTCATCGTCGGCGCGTGGAAGCCGTAGTCGATGAGCCGCTTCGCGACATCGTCGATGCTCAGCCCCGACGCCTTCGTGAGCGGCCGCAGGTCCAGGATGCACTCGTGTGCCACGAGTCCGTCGTCGCCGCTGTAGAGCACCGGGAACGCGCTCTCGAGCCGCTTGGCGATGTAGTTGGCCGACAGCACCGCGACCGAGGTGGCATCGGTGAGACCCTTCGCGCCCATCATCGCAATGTACGCGTACGGGATCGGCAGGATGCCGGCCGAGCCGTACGGTGCCGCGCTGATCGCTCCGACGCCCTCCCGCTTGCTCTCGATGGGGTGCAACGGGTGGGTCGGCAGGAACGGCACCAGGTGCTCCGCGACCGCGACAGGGCCGACACCTGGTCCGCCGCCGCCGTGCGGGATGCAGAAAGTCTTGTGCAGGTTGAGGTGCGAGACGTCGCCACCGAACTGGCCCGGGGCGGCATGTCCGAGCAGTGCGTTGAGGTTGGCGCCGTCGACGTAGACCTGCCCGCCGTGGCCGTGCACGATCTCGCACAGCTCGGTGATGCCGTGCTCGTAGACGCCGTGCGTCGACGGGTACGTCACCATGATCGCGGCAAGGTCGTCGGCGTGCGCGTCACACTGCGCGCGCAGGTCGGCCAGATCGACCTCCCCCTGGTCGGTCGACTTGACGATCACGACCCGCATGCCGGCCATGACGGCCGAGGCGGCGTTCGTGCCGTGCGCCGAGCTCGGGATCAGGCACACGTCGCGGTGCTCGTCACCACGGCTCAGGTGGTAGGCCCGGATTGCCAACAGCCCGGCGAACTCGCCCTGCGAGCCGGCATTGGGCTGGATCGAGACCGCGGCATAGCCGGTGACCTCCGCGAGCCACGACTCCAGCGTCTCGACCAGCTCGATCATGCCGCCGGCGTCCTCGGCCGGGACGAACGGGTGCAGCTCGGCGAAGCCGGGCCAGCTGATCGGTTCCATCTCGGCGGTCGCGTTGAGCTTCATGGTGCACGAACCGAGCGGGATCATTCCCCGATCGAGGGCGTAGTCGCGGTCACTGAGCTTGCGGAGGTAGCGCAGCATCTGGGTCTCGCTGTGGTGCTCGTGGAACACCGGATGCGTCAGGATCTCGTCGGTGCGGAGCAGATCGGCGGGGAGCGACTCGGGTGCCTCGTCGACCGCGGGGACGCCAAAGGCGTTCCACACCGTGTCCAGGTGTGCGCGGGTCGTGGCCTCGTTGGTCGCGACGCCCACATGGTCGGCATCGACGAGCCGCAGGTGAACGCCTGCCTCTCGCGCCTTGGCGACGATGCCGGCCGCCTGACCGGGGACCTCGGCGACGACAGTGTCGAAGAAGCCGCTCCCGGCCACTGCTACTCCCCCGGCCCGCAGTCCGGCAGCGAGCAGCCGTGCTGACCGGTTGACCTCAGACGCGATCTGCCGCAGCCCGTCGGGACCGTGGTAGACCGCGTACATCGACGCGGCCACGGCCAGCAGGACCTGTGCGGTGCAGATGTTGGAGGTCGCTTTCTCGCGACGGATGTGCTGCTCGCGGGTCTGCAGGGCCAGCCGGTACGCG includes these proteins:
- a CDS encoding alpha/beta fold hydrolase encodes the protein MSHPTYVLVPGAGGMASYWDLVRRELDDRGVANLAVDLPGDDPQAGLPEYVDLITEAAAGLDDVVLVGQSLGGFSASWAAARLPTSRIVLLNAMIPLPHETAGQWWEDTGSSQARRENDLREGRDPDADLDLDVYFLHDIPAHALRTDEQSRDQSDTVFAAPWGLPAWPEVPTTVLAARNDRFFPFAFQQRVARERLGLDVVQVPGGHLTALSHPVEIADAVVSAA
- a CDS encoding L-threonylcarbamoyladenylate synthase, which encodes MVRYIEIHPDNPQQRSVDQAAAVIQDGGLIAYPTDSGYALGAQLGNKEALDRIRTIRQLDDKHHFTLVCRDFAQLGQFVHVDNSIFRAVKSATPGPYTFILPATREVPRRLLHPKKKTVGVRIPDSKIVGALLAALGEPILSTTLILPGTVEPMSTAWEIAEALDGQIDVVIESGAEVLAEPTTVIDFTDGSAEVLRVGAGDPTPFE
- a CDS encoding GPGG-motif small membrane protein; translated protein: MAFILWIIAVAIAIYGILRLVRGDILMGIVLLIVAALVGPGGYSIFK
- a CDS encoding phosphoadenylyl-sulfate reductase yields the protein MTERALSLAERRAQQIAHGDERAAHLAARKQPARRSADDLQRIAEAAEERFVGSDTTEVLAWVAEEFGHRTAVACSMADAVLPHVVATHLPWVDTLFLETGYHFAETIGTRDAVESTMRLTIVDVKPARSVGEQDAEFGRRLYERDPGLCCEMRKVQPLHDSLQGYEAWITGVRRDEGPTRTGSPFVTWDAKNRLVKINPLAAWTFDQLLAYADEHDVIVNPLVNDGYPSIGCSTCTRRVAPGEDPRAGRWAGLDKTECGLHS
- the cysD gene encoding sulfate adenylyltransferase subunit CysD; its protein translation is MTQTAERRLTQLQWLESEAIHIIREVAAEFDKPVLLFSGGKDSVVMLHLATKAFWPSPVPFPVMHVDTGHNFPEVLAFRDATVERLGLRLEVASVQDYIDDARLRERSDGTRNQLQTQPLLDGIAKGRFDAVFGGGRRDEEKARAKERVFSLRDEFGQWDPRNQRPELWNLYNGLHRPGEHVRVFPLSNWTELDVWQYIGAEGIALPELYYAHQREVFERDGMLVAVSDVSPPREGEAVRTRQVRYRTVGDMSCTGAVESDAVTVEDVIVEVAATRITERGATRADDRASEAAMEDRKKEGYF
- a CDS encoding sulfate adenylyltransferase subunit 1, with translation MRTLLRLATAGSVDDGKSTLVGRLLYDSKSVLADQFDAVERVSRDRGLASADLALLTDGLRSEREQGITIDVAYRYFATPERSFILADCPGHVQYTRNTVTGASTADVVVLLVDVRHGIQEQTRRHLAVASLLRVPHVIVVVNKIDLVEFDQQTYERVSDEVLASARSLGLHDVATVPVSALDGDNVVEPSSRTPWYEGPTLLSHLEQLAPIGDPHSEPLRFPVQLVVRPQSAAADEFRDYRGYAGQIASGLVRVGDAVTVQPSGRTSTIAGIDFAGRELTEAFAPQSVTLRLTDDIDISRGDLIVTSRSVPTVTQDIDGTVAWLADRTLQPGAKVLLKHGTRTVQAVVRAIGGKLDLDDARLLPAELLGLNDIGHVTLRLASPIPAEEYLHSRATGAFLLIDAQDGGTLAAGMVGDALLDTRGAADAPVGTA
- the cobA gene encoding uroporphyrinogen-III C-methyltransferase, with translation MSSEQSFPLTLRVAGRRVVVVGGGHVATRRTLSLLDAGALVVVISPTVASSLASSIGRGDVTWIARTYRSGDLDGAWLVQTATADALVDERVAADAEASQIWCLKGGDPAGATAWAPAVARVDDVTVAVSGGGDAGRAAALRDAVATALQSGDLPLRHRTHRPDGFVALVGGGPGDPGLITTRGRRLLAEADVVVIDRLAPHGVLAELAPDVEVIDVGKMPDHHPIPQHEINAILIDRARQGKIVVRLKGGDPYVFGRGGEELIACRDAGIPVEVVPGVTSAIGVAAAAGIPVTHRGVARGFSVVTGHESLAALPHDRAHTIVMLMGVKRLAETAGELIAAGHDPETPSALVENGCSVDQRVTVGTLSTIADRAAAVGAKSPAITVIGDVVTLAPSWPPT
- a CDS encoding alpha/beta hydrolase, with product MSGPRLDHHTALENPRAIVLLLHGGQQQSTDPVENKHASWWRMALMARSLRGFAKRHDIALSLLQYGQRGWNSETQPAPVVDAMWALDQLSGSHDVPVLLVGHSMGGRTACRVADHPAVVGVVGLAPWLPPGEPNRSTARRHLRILHGTADRWTSAAASRDYVERSRSIATSATWTSLPGAGHFMFRRSSAWRRFVEDSLTDILDTATSHEGAPNKGLA